Proteins from a genomic interval of Colletotrichum higginsianum IMI 349063 chromosome 6, whole genome shotgun sequence:
- a CDS encoding Immunoglobulin a1 protease encodes MINLVIIPFVGPPQICFGCIVKFPPNIKIDIPEFCIQLLGLKIGNCPPKKNKDGEDDDKDDDKNDDEDDNNDKDDDDDKSKSKTRTKTHSSTATTTSSSCTATVTATQKSIFCSVARGNTAEAECSTSAYTTVKQCSVIATATTVTSTYTSMPSAILCGPDSCGGRACAIKKIERSEDSAAQGLVRRGDPSLGKWPDPSDHENHESFIVSQIDAIAEDTAKKERYTPKLVEHGPNDGPSANWTTFKDNVEAIGLEGLFGCTSIVLVSRKGAWISHIWQTTMDPEEEDLDEDDSTMDPFEHLIEVELPNRIPPDMEFYKFYEYGLNDMKDHPEDGDAGVMFGNSKDGATDTPTSLNMKAFIVTPRKWTYPEVYFDARGRRIPHQVLAHVDFRKGTVRYPDQVRALQTAVTEVYGDIPVEVVDYNPTIVRPENWAAFQWTGKLIVNGELMPIPEYHGRLSRRNVRGKILLQYQPAATCQDEAEWRLWVEGQPAGDRADKWPPLPGQIFSSSSEPDKSDPSDEKDPSDKKVERRQVCELPNKSKNPISATPASVGVSASPPVSQGGSSKRAGIEVTLSRNGSMASQTLTSLGTGFLPTSTLVPGGPYERNSSSSVTTWMTEHFVVFLFFLFLPFLSLANQHIGHHNNLVHKPGKHRYKEHFVLFLLSLLLLLFFVASQYIGHHNNLVNKPDKHRVDKHYVLLFSLLFLLLLANHHIGHHKNLINFNLLHTRTMPTMPTTVTPTKTFKPATTPSKDTLVVIPIKDNPTTSQKPVPAPSEAVAIFYTETLAPDDDDGKKLLREGAWYMFPVMAADAANFDPCNKYPMGHLQLHEPLNLNSVPWPPPIDGEKPFFDRRKCKYKGGNGSRGFGKMSCDDVPEFDCESDPRAKKLLECESHPKAEQSFKPRILRKFPVLEPAGRTQNMKDAVGQP; translated from the exons ATGATCAACCTAGTCATCATTCCATTTGTTGGCCCCCCGCAGATCTGTTTTGGATGCATAGTCAAGTTCCCGCCCAACATCAAGATCGACATCCCGGAATTTTGCATCCAGCTGCTTGGACTCAAAATCGGCAACTGTCcgcccaagaagaacaaggaTGGGGAAGACGATGACAAAGATGACGACAAgaacgacgatgaggacgacaataacgacaaggacgacgatgatgacaaGTCGAAATCCAAGACTCGGACCAAGACACATTCATCGACAGCCAccacaacatcatcatcgtgCACTGCTACCGTCACTGCCACTCAAAAGAGCATATTTTGCTCCGTGGCGCGAG GAAACACTGCCGAAGCAGAGTGCTCAACCAGCGCCTACACAACCGTCAAGCAATGCAGTGTCATCGCTACAGCAACGACAGTAACATCAACGTATACGTCGATGCCATCGGCAATTCTATGTGGCCCCGACAGTTGCGGAGGCCGAGCTTGCGCTATAAAGAAGATCGAGAGATCCGAGGACTCTGCCGCTCAAGGCCTTGTGAGACGAGGCGACCCCAGCCTCGGCAAGTGGCCTGACCCGAGTGATCACGAAAACCACGAAAGCTTCATCGTCAGCCAGATCGACGCGATCGCCGAGGACACCGCGAAGAAGGAAAGGTACACCCCGAAGCTCGTCGAACATGGCCCCAACGACGGCCCCAGCGCGAACTGGACGACGTTCAAGGACAACGTCGAGGCGATCGGGCTCGAGGGGCTGTTCGGGTGTACTtccatcgtcctcgtctcccGCAAGGGCGCGTGGATAAGCCACATCTGGCAGACGACCATGGAccccgaggaagaggacctggacgaggatgacTCTACCATGGACCCCTTCGAGCACTTGATCGAAGTAGAACTCCCTAACAGAATTCCGCCCGACATGGAGTTTTACAAGTTCTACGAATATGGCCTGAATGACATGAAGGACCACccggaggacggcgacgccggcgtcatgtTCGGCAACAGCAAGGACGGCGCCACCGACACGCCCACAAGCCTGAACATGAAGGCCTTCATCGTCACGCCACGCAAATGGACGTACCCGGAGGTGTACTTTGACGCCAGGGGCCGAAGGATACCTCACCAGGTCCTGGCGCACGTCGACTTCCGCAAGGGCACCGTCAGGTACCCGGACCAGGTCAGGGCTCTGcagacggccgtcacggagGTGTACGGCGACATACCCGTCGAGGTGGTCGACTACAACCCTACGATCGTGAGGCCGGAGAACTGGGCGGCTTTCCAATGGACGGGGAAGTTGATCGTCAACGGAGAGTTGATGCCGATTCCGGAGTACCACGGGAGGCTGTCCCGCCGCAACGTCAGGGGCAAGATTCTCCTGCAGTACCAGCCCGCGGCGACTTGccaggacgaggccgagtgGCGGCTCTGGGTGGAGGGACAGCCGGCGGGTGACCGGGCGGATAAgtggccgccgctgccggggcagatcttctcttcctcgtccgagCCGGACAAGTCGGACCCGTCAGACGAGAAGGATCCGTCGGACAAGAAGGTTGAACGCAGGCAGGTTTGTGAGCTTCCCAACAAAAGCAAGAATCCGATCTCGGCCACGCCCGCGTCTGTCGGAGTGTCTGCCTCGCCTCCCGTGTCTCAAGGCGGCTCTAGTAAACGAGCAGGCATCGAAGTTACTTTGTCGAGGAATGGCTCAATGGCCTCGCAAACCCTCACGTCGTTGGGCACAGGGTTCCTACCAACGTCGACCCTAGTTCCAGGGGGTCCGTACGAACGCAattcttcttcctcggtaACAACATGGATGACTG AACATTTCGttgtcttcctcttcttcctcttccttcccttcctctcccttgCAAACCAACACATCGGTCATCACAACAACCTCGTCCACAAGCCTGGGAAACACCGTTACAAGGAACATTTCGTTCTGTTCCTCTTATCCCTTCTCCTactcctcttcttcgttgCAAGCCAATACATCGGCCATCACAATAACCTCGTCAACAAGCCTGATAAGCACCGTGTCGACAAGCACTACGTTCTCCTattctccctcctcttcctcctcctcctcgcaaACCACCACATCGGTCATCACAAAAACCTCATCAACTTCAATCTTCTTCACACGAGGACC ATGCCGACTATGCCCACCACCGTAACACCGACGAAAACTTTCAAGCCGGCCACGACACCATCGAAAGacaccctcgtcgtcatACCAATCAAAGACAATCCAACCACCAGCCAAAAGCCGGTCCCAGCCCCCTCTGAGGCCGTAGCCATCTTCTACACCGAAACGCTCgcgcccgacgacgacgacggcaagaagCTCTTGCGTGAAGGCGCGTGGTACATGTTCCCCGTCATGGCggccgatgccgccaacTTTGACCCGTGCAACAAGTACCCGATGGGCCACCTGCAACTCCACGAGCCCCTGAATCTCAACAGCGTaccctggccgccgccgatcgACGGGGAGAAGCCCTTCTTCGACCGACGCAAGTGCAAATACAAGGGCGGAAACGGGTCCCGGGGGTTCGGCAAGATGTCGTGCGACGACGTGCCCGAGTTTGATTGCGAGAGCGACCCGCGCGCGAAGAAGCTGCTCGAGTGCGAGTCGCACCCCAAGGCGGAGCAGAGTTTCAAGCCTCGCATCTTGCGCAAATTCCCGGTGCTGGAGCCGGCGGGGCGTACTCAGAACATGAAGGACGCCGTCGGTCAACCTTGA
- a CDS encoding Acetyltransferase, whose amino-acid sequence MAEQTYEPKASVGGHTLARANLDDVPAIQSMTRAAYSKYIDRIGKEPAPMKADYNELIKTQLVYVLRNDKTNEAVGAILLRHDPATKALHVNNLVVAPDAQGRGYGRVLMRCAEDVARVCRCTNLQLYTNVKMFENLALYPKLGFVETERKTEDGYERVFFRRDLEEGVLRH is encoded by the coding sequence ATGGCCGAACAAACTTATGAGCCGAAAGCCTCTGTTGGAGGCCACACCCTCGCGAGAGCTAATCTCGACGATGTCCCGGCGATCCAGTCCATGACCAGGGCGGCTTATTCCAAGTACATCGACCGCATCGGCAAGGAGCCGGCGCCCATGAAGGCCGACTACAACGAGCTGATCAAAACGCAACTGGTCTACGTGCTCCGAAACGACAAGACAAACGAGGCAGTCGGCGCCATTCTCCTGCGACACGACCCCGCGACGAAAGCACTCCACGTAAACAATCTAGTCGTCGCCCCGGATGCCCAGGGGCGCGGATACGGACGAGTTCTCATGAGGTGTGCCGAGGACGTGGCCAGAGTTTGCCGGTGCACGAACCTTCAGCTTTACACCAACGTCAAAATGTTTGAGAATCTCGCCTTGTATCCTAAACTGGGCTTCGTCGAGACGGAAAGGAAGACGGAGGATGGGTACGAGAGGGTCTTCTTCCGCAGGGACTTGGAGGAGGGAGTTCTGAGGCACTGA
- a CDS encoding Ankyrin repeat protein, translating into MDPLSITASTITVIQSLLVTYDTIKHIKDLPKAFAEVGRNLPLVKETLDLAQQALSIDRPDENVKSAIQPALADCLKRAKIIEDIFSEIEPGNQQNKGAKDWSAFVRFYRKKVVPYGKANKVEALMQDILNKLKVLAIHQVFKAHAESLGHIEKLEDAIKSLAEVEPSLPDSEFDGGPATNVTQHISDSGRGLVSTGHYSEISMGNTAKYQSGGGAMNFECDPKSNPVEWLKHISKPLDFDKIHIESLQIAQKTPKAGRWFLNSAEFKDEWCDGTLRKLWCHGIPCIYVYFNHRQHQDHCLTRLLCTLILQLLHGTNHVSPKIQEAHSAWKSNQQMPCERDYLKILKSQSKSFKRIFFVVDALDECLDDTETNTLNSFLEACQELPDNFRLLFTSWPDPKLSALIRPGCELPITANDDEINSYLRKFIESRPQLNGIVEKGCKTDPLFRDKTLETIVQKSQGMFLLAHLHIQSLASTHSLATHSLAEFKNSLAQLSTSPDAVYATALERIKKQDRPQRQLAMKALNWLVHAERQLSVDELAHALAIHTGVDESRSEPWQLPKAAEIIGIEDALISACVGIVVVLPATDNKKTVRLIHATAEEYIKRNQAIGFPNEEAMSTSMLTRTCLDCLTRIPLSIGSPPESSIDDICQQYPLFRYAANFWGIHLDKATSSKGDLYKLAWRFVSDKLKLDTAVHVMSDPRISHEANVSGVHIAAFFGLEKLVRKAIANNKNVNFNAQTKRGETPLHWAVTHGRRSFAEFLIQEGAELNVPNVDKRTALHKAIMAGDRDLVDVILTSGSLNLELEDSEGYTCLRRAARYGQLKTVEALLKSGADVDAADKDGYTALRWAAHEGYKPIIKFLVHHGASVRTSGRGSWTLLNWAAQEGQDDMVKFLVKCRVDLDSTDADGFTALRWAMKYNRSTTAWLLIQARADVNKPDNRGTQPLHAAVQSCCGPDSSKASMNLLWLLLENKANVNAQAGKLGQTPLHLAAVGGSSSVVWLLLENGADLRRLDSKNRTALHCAITSKNAAVCRTLLQKDGDYLVHAVDQHGLTPLHDAALGGSSAIVSLLLENGADLRCVDSNRRTALHCAIQGEHAEVCQILVQRGGNHLVLAVDDEKRSPLHHAASWGNLSVVGMLLDHQAPIDSQDSKGLTALHVAVSQGYEKVVELLLQRGAGTHVAIAKRKRTAMHIAATLGHLEIVETLLRHGAEVDVRDSRGETPLHLADAHGHRMVKKFLVKRGADVQCLNRRGSTPGFPKAMPKETGVTDTVLPVVEDERVGLNGAPIQEEVKNWWKGDKRFAARVEDE; encoded by the exons ATGGATCCCCTTAGCATCACCGCCTCGACTATTACCGTGATACAGTCGCTTTTGGTGACTTACGACACGATCAAACACATCAAAGACCTCCCTAAGGCATTCGCCGAGGTGGGACGCAACCTCCCCTTGGTGAAAGAAACGCTTGACCTCGCCCAGCAAGCCCTCAGCATTGACAGGCCCGACGAGAATGTCAAAAGTGCGATTCAGCCCGCTCTCGCGGACTGTTTGAAACGAGCCAAAATCATCGAGGATATCTTCAGCGAGATTGAGCCCGGAAACCAACAGAACAAGGGCGCCAAGGATTGGTCCGCCTTCGTCCGTTTCTACCGCAAGAAGGTGGTGCCGTACGGCAAGGCGAACAAGGTCGAGGCGCTGATGCAGGACATCCTGAACAAGCTGAAAGTACTGGCCATCCACCAGGTCTTCAAAGCGCACGCAGAGTCTCTGGGGCACATTGAGAAGTTGGAGGATGCCATCAAGTCCCTAGCAGAAGTCGAGCCGTCCCTCCCAGACTCGGAATTCGATGGTGGCCCTGCTACCAATGTCACGCAGCACATTTCCGACAGCGGGAGGGGCCTCGTCTCTACCGGACACTACTCGGAAATCTCCATGGGAAACACGGCCAAGTATCAATCGGGGGGCGGCGCTATGAACTTTG AGTGCGATCCCAAATCCAATCCGGTCGAATGGCTGAAGCACATCTCGAAGCCGCTTGATTTCGACAAGATTCATATCGAATCGTTGCAGATTGCCCAAAAAACTCCCAAAGCCGGCCGGTGGTTTTTAAACTCTGCAGAGTTCAAGGACGAGTGGTGCGATGGCACCTTGCGGAAGCTGTGGTGTCATGGCATTC CCTGCATCTACGTCTACTTCAACCACAGGCAACACCAAGACCATTGCCTGACAAGGCTGCTTTGCACCTTAATACTTCAACTACTACATGGCACCAACCACGTGTCACCCAAGATTCAGGAAGCACACAGCGCCTGGAAAAGTAATCAACAGATGCCGTGTGAACGCGACTATCTGAAAATTCTCAAGTCCCAATCAAAAAGCTTCAAGAGGATCTTTTTCGTCGTAGACGCTTTGGATGAATGCCTAGACGACACGGAAACCAACACACTAAACAGCTTCCTAGAGGCCTGCCAAGAGCTCCCCGACAACTTTCGGCTGCTGTTTACTTCGTGGCCTGATCCCAAGCTCTCAGCCCTGATCAGGCCGGGCTGCGAACTCCCTATTACCGCCAATGATGACGAAATCAATTCGTATCTCCGCAAATTCATCGAAAGCCGTCCCCAACTGAACGGGATAGTAGAGAAAGGCTGCAAGACAGACCCTCTGTTTAGGGATAAGACTTTGGAGACCATTGTTCAGAAGTCACAAGGAAT GTTTCTCCTCGCTCATCTACATATTCAGTCCCTGGCTTCTACTCACAGCCTGGCCACCCACAGCTTGGCTGAGTTTAAGAACAGTTTGGCTCAACTGTCCACAAGTCCAGATGCCGTTTATGCAACGGCGTTGGAGCGAATCAAGAAGCAAGACAGGCCCCAGCGCCAGTTGGCGATGAAAGCACTCAACTGGCTGGTACACGCGGAAAGGCAACTcagcgtcgacgagctggcACATGCCCTTGCGATCCACACTGGCGTGGATGAGTCCAGGTCTGAGCCATGGCAACTACCCAAAGCCGCCGAAATCATCGGTATTGAAGACGCCCTGATATCAGCATGCGTCGGTATCGTGGTCGTCCTCCCAGCCACGGACAACAAGAAAACTGTTCGTTTAATTCACGCAACCGCCGAGGAGTACATCAAGAGAAACCAAGCGATTGGCTTTCCCAATGAAGAGGCGATGTCAACGTCAATGCTGACGAGGACCTGTCTTGACTGTCTCACCAGGATACCATTGAGCATCGGAAGCCCACCCGAGTCAAGTATAGATGACATTTGTCAACAATACCCTCTCTTCAGGTACGCCGCAAACTTTTGGGGCATTCATCTGGACAAAGCAACGAGTTCCAAGGGAGATCTGTACAAGCTGGCCTGGCGTTTCGTCTCGGACAAACTCAAGCTCGACACCGCGGTGCACGTCATGTCTGACCCCCGGATCTCGCACGAAGCAAACGTTTCCGGAGTGCATATTGCCGCCTTCTTTggcctcgagaagctggTCCGGAAGGCGATCGCGAACAACAAAAACGTCAACTTCAACGCGCAGACCAAACGCGGCGAGACGCCGCTGCATTGGGCCGTAACCCACGGGCGCCGTTCCTTTGCGGAGTTCCTCATCCAggagggcgccgagctgAACGTCCCAAACGTCGACAAGCGGACGGCCCTGCACAAGGCGATCATGGCAGGAGACAGAGACTTGGTCGACGTGATTCTGACTTCTGGAAGCCTgaacctcgagctcgaggatTCCGAAGGCTACACCTGTCTGAGAAGAGCGGCCAGATACGGACAGCTCAAGACCGTGGAGGCGTTGCTGAAGAGCGGAGCGGACGTGGACGCGGCGGACAAAGACGGCTACACGGCGTTGCGATGGGCAGCCCACGAAGGCTACAAGCCCATAATCAAGTTCCTTGTACATCACGGGGCGTCCGTTAGGACCTCGGGTCGCGGCAGCTGGACCCTGCTCAACTGGGCGGCGCAGGAGGGCCAAGACGACATGGTCAAGTTTCTCGTCAAGTGCCGCGTTGACCTCGACTCGACGGACGCCGACGGCTTCACGGCCTTGCGATGGGCGATGAAGTACAACCGCTCGACGACTGCGTGGCTGCTGATACAGGCCCGAGCGGACGTCAACAAGCCGGACAACCGAGGCACGCAGCCGCTCCACGCGGCAGTGCAGAGCTGCTGCGGCCCGGACAGCAGCAAGGCCTCGATGAACCTCCTGTGGCTGCTGTTAGAGAACAAGGCTAATGTCAACGCGCAGGCCGGTAAGCTTGGCCAGACACCTCTACACCTTGCCGCCGTGGGTGGAAGCAGCTCTGTCGTATGGCTGCTCCTGGAGAACGGGGCGGATCTGAGGCGGCTGGATTCCAAGAACCGCACGGCGCTTCACTGCGCCATAACGAGCAAGAACGCGGCGGTCTGCCGGACACTGCTCCAGAAAGACGGCGACTACCTCGTCCACGCCGTGGATCAACACGGGCTCACCCCGCTCCATGACGCCGCGCTGGGAGGGAGCAGTGCCATCGTCAGCCTGCTGCTGGAGAACGGGGCGGATCTGAGATGCGTCGATTCGAACCGACGCACAGCTCTCCACTGTGCCATCCAGGGCGAACACGCGGAAGTCTGTCAAATCCTGGTCCAGAGAGGCGGCAACCATCTTGTGCTCGCGGTAGATGACGAGAAGCGGTCTCCCCTGCACCACGCGGCGTCTTGGGGCAACctctccgtcgtcggcatgcTCCTGGACCACCAAGCACCCATCGATAGCCAGGACAGCAAAGGACTGACGGCTCTGCACGTAGCGGTCTCCCAAGGGTACGAGAAGGTCGTTGAGCTCCTGCTGCAGAGAGGGGCCGGCACGCACGTTGCCATTGCCAAGCGGAAGAGGACGGCGATGCACATCGCGGCAACCTTGGGGCATCTGGAGATTGTCGAGACGTTGTTGCGGCATGGCGCGGAGGTGGATGTGCGGGACAGCAGAGGGGAGACGCCGTTGCACCTCGCAGACGCCCACGGCCACAGAATGGTCAAGAAGTTCCTGGTCAAGCGTGGAGCCGATGTTCAGTGTTTGAATCGCAGAGGCTCGACGCCGGGGTTTCCGAAAGCCATGCCCAAGGAAACGGGAGTAACTGACACGGTCCTCCCGGTGGTTGAAGATGAGAGGGTCGGACTGAACGGGGCTCCCATCCAGGAGGAAGTAAAAAACTGGTGGAAAGGGGACAAACGGTTTGCGGCTCGGGTAGAAGACGAGTAG
- a CDS encoding Mitochondrial import inner membrane translocase subunit tim-17: MDHTRDPCPWVILNDFGGAFAMGAIGGTIWHGIKGYRNSPYGERRIGAISAIKMRAPVLGGNFGVWGGLFSTFDCAVKGVRQKEDPWNSITAGFFTGGALAIRGGYKAARNGAIGCAVLLAVIEGVGIGFQKMFAGSTKLEMPQPPPSDERALA, encoded by the exons ATGGATCACACGCGCGACCCCTGCCCCTGGGTCATCCTCAACG ACTTCGGCGGTGCCTTCGCCATGGGCGCGATAGGAGGAACGATCTGGCACGGAATCAAGGGCTACAGGAACAGCCCCTACGGCGAGCGCCGCATCggcgccatctcggccatcaAGATGCGCGCccccgtcctcggcggcaactTCGGCGTCTGGGGTGGCCTCTTCTCGACGTTTGACTGCGCCGTCAAGGGCGTCCGCCAGAAGGAGGACCCCTGGAACAGC ATCACAGCCGGTTTCTTCACCGGAGGAGCTCTGGCTATCCGTGGTGGATACAAG GCCGCCCGCAACGGTGCCATCGGCTGCGCGGTCCTGCTCGCCGTCATTGAAGGCGTGGGTATCGGTTTCCAGAAGATGTTTGCGGGAAGCACGAAGCTTGAG ATGCctcagccgccgccgtcggacGAGAGAGCCCTTGCTTAA